The nucleotide sequence ctaaagctatgcaataatgacCAAACTAGATAGTAAATGATGCCAAACTAATATGTCTTATCCGAAGATTCTTTCCACTGGCAAGTGATCCCGACAGAAGTTTCCAAAagaattgtttgatttttggaacTGTGTGTTGTTTCTAGACTTTGGACTTAATAATTGGATTATCTGGTGGTGGTCGGACCTGTGGATCAGTGTAGAGCTGATATTATCTTcgttcatcaaaatatatttgaaaacattttttttttatctttgttattcaaaataggagaaaaataaaataaaaagaactgaCCGATGCTAGGACATTTGTGGAAAGCTAAGGTTTGCGTTGAGATGTGTCTCATTCTTAATTAGTTGATTTCTTCTGTGTGAACCTTCACCCTAGCTAGGTTGGATTGAGAGATTGGTGATCAAGTTCATAATTTGTCGTTGATGACAAAAAGCATCCGGAGTCTGCACTTATTTAGTCAGAACTCAGGGAAATAATCCACCTTGCCATTCTTGCTGGTTATATAATCTGTGTTTAGGATATATATGCAGATAGATTTGAGAGTGAAAAAGTGGCTATTTCATATGGATTGGGGTGAGAATTCCTGCAGAAACAACTCTCCGGATCACAAACAGTCTGATAGTTAATTTGCAGAGATTTTAATTCGTTTACAAAATGTGTATCAAAAGATTTAAGTCGGAAAATGATTGTAATAAGGGATGATAGAGTTCGATTTCCTCACTTAGCAGGTGCTGTTTGTGCTTGCAACGAGTAATGGTGACAAAATGACAACCATATTATCAATCAAGCCTAAAAAGGTGTGTGACATTAGCTTTGTTTACTCTCTATTAGTGTTAGATTCGTGTGCCTTAGGCCATATTTATCGGCAAAACATATGGCTGATCTTGGGCTTTTTTATAATGAGAAAAAATGAACAGTGTAAATAAGATCAGGCCTTCTGATCTTATTTTAGATCAGTTTTTCGGGTGATCTAAGGGCACGTGTCTGAACGAGATTGGTTGGAAATTCTTTTCTCTTCgtatcattttctttctcttcgttCGGGTTttcgtgattttttttcttgttctctccGAAGAGGCGAAACGGCGAAACGCCGAGAGATTTCTTCGTCTCCGATTCCGGTGTGTTCCGACCACTTCCGgtgatctcttcttctcctcgtctCCTCGTCTCCTCGTGTCCACCGATCTCGTCCTCTCCactgtctcctctgtctcgccAAGTCAACCGATCTCTTCGTCTCCTCGTCTTctctgtctcctctgtctcaTCTGTGTCCTCTGGCTTTATAGACAAGGTAAGCTCCGGCAATAGGTTATAGACAAGGTATACCTAATAGATCGTGAAACTTCGCTACATAAACCTCGGTCAAGTAGGGTTTTAACAAAATCGAGAAATCTCACAGAGGAAAGCGAAGTATTGAGTATTGAGTATTGAGGTACTTTTCACTCTTCAAGCTCATTTCTTTCTCATAAACCCTAGTTTGTTCTCAGCTTTAGCTCTTGTATAAGGTTATCTCTTCTCTGATTTTGAATGATCTCTGTCATTTTCATCGATTTTTAGTTCCGATCTTTGCTACTGATAACATATCTGCTTTATGTACTGATTCTGAATTCACGTTTTGGTTCCTTGTAAAGTTTGATTAGGCAAAACGAAGAGTTCCGTATTTAAAAAGCCTTTGATTTAGTAAGTATGAAACTTGACTATGTATATGAGTAGAAAAAGAGGAAATGATATGATCCTTACTTTTTAATTTGAGTTTCCGGTGACTAAAGTATTTGTCTTTTTCCATCTTAGTTATCTAAAAGAGATGACTTTTTTGAGTAAATTCGGGAACATATTGAAGCAGACAACGAGCAAGCAACTCAATGGTCAGGTTTCTCTATCAAGCCCTTCGCTTTTTCAGGCTATAAGGTGTATGTCATCTTCTAAGCTCTTCATTGGAGGTGAGTCTAGTCTAGCTTTAGAAACTGTGTGGAAAATGAAGAATTGGTTACTTACTTTTTGTTATTTCGTTACCAagtttgtgaattttgttttcttttctgttgTAAGGTATGGCTTATAGCATGGATAAGGATAGCTTAAGAGAAGCTTTCACTAAATATGGTGAAGTCGTTGAAAGTAAATAACTGATCTGTTTACTGTTCTTGTGAATGTTATTGCAGTGTGTTAGTGAACAAATTAGACACTTGTTTGTTTCGTTAGTTGCCTTATGCTAACTCAGCCTCTGTGTAATTACAATGCTGGAGGCTATGGCGGCAGTGGTGCTGGTGGCTATGGAGGCGATGCTACTGGTCACGGAGCTGCTGGTGGTTATGGTGCAAGCAGTGGATATGGATCTAGCGGCAACACTTACGGTGAGGTTCCAAGTGCAACTGCAGGGGCTGTTGGTGACTATAATGGAAGTAGTGGTTATGGTAGTGCCAATACTTACGGTAGCAACAATGGTGGGTTCGCTGGAGATAGCCAGTTTGGAGGAAACCCTGTTGCCAACAGCTCGCAGTTTGGTGGTGACAATACTCAATTTGCTGCCGGTAGCCAATTTGGCGGTGAAGATCAATTTGGAAGCATGGAGAAAAGTGAAATTAAGATGGAGAATGGACCAGTGG is from Camelina sativa cultivar DH55 chromosome 20, Cs, whole genome shotgun sequence and encodes:
- the LOC104770363 gene encoding uncharacterized protein LOC104770363 isoform X1, translating into MTFLSKFGNILKQTTSKQLNGQVSLSSPSLFQAIRCMSSSKLFIGGMAYSMDKDSLREAFTKYGEVVEMVLVAMEAMLLVTELLVVMVQAVDMDLAATLTVRFQVQLQGLLVTIMEVVVMVVPILTVATMVGSLEIASLEETLLPTARSLVVTILNLLPVANLAVKINLEAWRKVKLRWRMDQWKEISKMTLMLPKELEASSKRCFQDLVFSY
- the LOC104770363 gene encoding glycine-rich RNA-binding protein 3, mitochondrial-like isoform X2, which translates into the protein MTFLSKFGNILKQTTSKQLNGQVSLSSPSLFQAIRCMSSSKLFIGGMAYSMDKDSLREAFTKYGEVVESYGGSGAGGYGGDATGHGAAGGYGASSGYGSSGNTYGEVPSATAGAVGDYNGSSGYGSANTYGSNNGGFAGDSQFGGNPVANSSQFGGDNTQFAAGSQFGGEDQFGSMEKSEIKMENGPVEGDFEDDTDVAKRA